A DNA window from Paenibacillus sp. HWE-109 contains the following coding sequences:
- a CDS encoding MurR/RpiR family transcriptional regulator, which translates to MDIGKDYLVIIKNLLPSMHQGEKKIAEYILSHPADIINMTIAQLAIILSVADSSIVRFCQLIGLNGFTDLKISLAKNISKSSYPVPEEISLHDDDYSIALKVFSSSIQTLQNTINTLDKEEFHRTVQLLLQAKRIEIYGIGTSATLAQDAYYRFMRIGLPAYAATDPHISRISASMLDDECVALAISHTGRTKDTIETLQIAKGKGAKIIGITSFYKTPLLDLVDSSLVISSNEADSLKEAVSSRIAHLGLIDSLCTCLIIRRYKQTEPLLDSMTYFLNQLRY; encoded by the coding sequence ATGGACATTGGAAAGGATTACCTAGTCATTATTAAAAATTTGTTACCCTCTATGCATCAAGGAGAAAAAAAGATAGCGGAATACATTCTGAGTCATCCCGCTGATATCATTAATATGACAATTGCTCAACTGGCTATTATTCTGTCAGTCGCAGATTCAAGTATTGTCCGATTCTGCCAATTAATTGGTTTGAACGGATTTACTGACCTAAAAATTAGTTTAGCTAAGAACATTTCCAAATCATCATACCCCGTACCGGAAGAGATCAGTCTTCATGATGACGATTACTCGATTGCTTTGAAGGTATTCAGTTCAAGCATTCAAACCTTACAGAATACAATAAATACATTGGATAAAGAGGAATTCCATCGAACGGTTCAACTTTTATTACAGGCTAAGCGAATAGAAATTTACGGCATTGGAACATCCGCCACACTTGCCCAAGACGCTTATTATCGCTTTATGCGTATCGGTCTTCCTGCTTATGCAGCCACCGATCCTCATATCAGTCGCATATCTGCAAGCATGCTAGATGATGAATGCGTGGCACTTGCTATTTCACATACCGGCCGCACAAAAGATACAATTGAAACATTACAAATTGCAAAAGGAAAAGGCGCAAAAATTATTGGCATTACAAGCTTTTACAAAACCCCCCTTCTGGATCTCGTAGATAGCAGTTTAGTCATCTCATCAAATGAAGCAGACTCTCTAAAAGAAGCTGTGTCCTCTAGAATTGCACATCTGGGATTAATTGATAGCTTGTGTACTTGCCTTATCATCCGAAGGTACAAACAGACAGAGCCGCTACTTGACAGTATGACTTATTTTCTAAATCAGTTGCGTTATTAG
- a CDS encoding HAD-IIA family hydrolase — MTCELGYYETYIFDLDGCLYAGNEPYPGSIALISYLADKNKKIIFLSNNSTETSEEVLAKMSGMGFPVLGMQALVATDLTGKYLLEKYGSVTVSVCGSESLEASLKRFGHRVVRLDDHSTSDFIVLGRDVHFNYEKLRRIVNQVLRGAKMVLTNADVYHPGAFGERVPETGALLASVLSMLEGSSVISIGKPEPYPFQKALELSGTSRDACLMVGDNIYTDIRGGSNAGMDTLWISYDRSRPEASPIPTYKVSTIDGFYRKLRNQI, encoded by the coding sequence ATGACATGTGAGCTTGGGTATTATGAAACTTATATTTTTGACCTGGATGGATGCTTGTACGCTGGAAATGAACCATACCCAGGGTCAATCGCACTTATCTCATACCTTGCCGACAAGAACAAAAAGATCATTTTTCTGAGCAATAATTCTACCGAGACATCCGAGGAGGTACTTGCCAAAATGTCGGGCATGGGATTTCCTGTTTTGGGAATGCAGGCTCTGGTAGCTACCGATTTAACCGGAAAATATCTGCTAGAGAAGTACGGCAGCGTAACGGTATCGGTATGCGGATCGGAATCCTTGGAGGCAAGCTTGAAGAGATTTGGACATCGAGTCGTCCGCTTGGACGATCACAGCACATCCGACTTCATAGTGTTAGGCCGAGATGTCCACTTTAATTACGAGAAATTGAGGAGAATCGTCAACCAAGTGCTGAGGGGGGCAAAAATGGTTCTTACCAATGCCGATGTGTACCACCCAGGTGCGTTCGGAGAGCGAGTGCCAGAGACGGGAGCACTACTGGCGTCGGTGCTTTCCATGTTAGAAGGGTCAAGCGTTATTTCCATTGGGAAACCCGAGCCATATCCGTTTCAAAAAGCGCTTGAGCTTTCCGGAACGAGCCGGGACGCGTGCCTAATGGTTGGCGACAATATTTACACTGACATTAGGGGGGGGAGCAATGCGGGAATGGATACGCTTTGGATTTCTTACGACAGAAGTCGTCCAGAAGCAAGCCCAATTCCCACTTATAAGGTTTCCACAATTGACGGTTTCTACAGAAAGTTGCGCAATCAGATCTGA